From the genome of Henckelia pumila isolate YLH828 unplaced genomic scaffold, ASM3356847v2 CTG_41:::fragment_2:::debris, whole genome shotgun sequence:
AAGATTATAACGATGCACAATGATAATGTGATTTCCAGGAAGTCACGCATAGAAAGTACAACTCGTTAGAGAACCATCATTAATCAACAACACATTATGTGCAGGGaacttaataaaaaaacaagagTCGATTATCACAGCagaaaataaaaactcattaagaaaaagtgaaaaataagaaaataaaacaatattaaTTAAACATACCTAGTCATAATTAATATAGTCTAGTGCATTCAGCCCATTCGGATCGCACTTCATCAATTTCTTCATTAGAGTAAACTGTTTTCATGAACTGTGAACAAACTCAaattatattagtaaaaaaaacaataatgaaGAAGAAACATGATATAAACACACTTAtttgagaagattgagaataTGTCAAATATACTATTGAGGAAAGTGAATCCTTATCACTGGCAGCATTTCCTTCAACAATTTCTTTCATAAACCTCATCAAATAATACCCACACTATTTTGCATCTGGTTGGCGAGGACCCTATATTATCAAAAAATTGTCAATGATTAATACATGTATAAATATTTGTCAATTTATCGCAGATAAACATATATAAGAAATACCTTTATCGCTTTCCATGTAggattttttttccctttcctCTCCTTGTTCGAATTAAACAATCTCAAGCTCCTTCATATAGCAACAAGATTCGACATGAGTGTTCCATTGGCTAAATTAAATGCTTaattaagaaaagaatataTACTCACATATCCACTACATATTTTCAGTCCTCATAGCGATTCCGATGACTAAGTGAATCCAACAAATAAACCACCTCCACATAAGGATCGATGATATTTAGAATCCAATGACAACTATAGGCACAAAACAGATAGTCAATTAACACGTTTCGCAAAATTgttgaaaaaaatcaattataagtGATATTGTATTTCTGATTTACCCAACATTGTATGGCACCAAAACTAATTGATTTCTTGCTGCACCACTTAGCCTATCTGTCAAAACACTTGCCCAGCTATTCAAGTGttcaattttttcatttttatcaaGTTTGGATACATATGGCATGACTGGGATGGTGTGTGGATTCATAAATCTAAATTTTTCGACCTTGTTAtcttttttaatctttttgaaGAGAATCTTGCCATTTGAACAGAAAAATGTTACCagattaatgaattttatacGAAATATATGCTAAACAATTCAAagaaaaaagttaaatttaatcgAAAACTTACCACATGTAAAAAACTATACAATTGGCAGATATTGGCTCCAACAGATAAAAAGGTGTGATATCTTCAAGGTCCACAAGTAGTTCGTACTCATCGTCAAATAAATCATGATCAAGAAACATTGATATATGTTTTCCAGGTATTTCCAGCCCAAGCTTAGCATAACAGTACAAAATATGCAATGATCTCGGCACATTGGATGGCAAAACAGGATTACTTTTTTTCTcaacaattttatttctttgaGGCTTCTGAAAATCGCACATGTAAATATGTTAGTGGTGAAAAAAGGATGGATACGCCCTAAAACTGAACATATTACAACTCTgaaaaaatcttatatattaaCTAACCCGAACCAACATTTTTACCTCATCTTTCATCACTACCAAGTGTGCAGGCCAAGCCACATGGGTTCCTATAGCATCACCAACAGTATCACATTTTTTTGGTATTGGAAATGGCAACAGTGCTGATTTCTCCACAGCCTCATCAACGGAGACGCGCATGCAATTCATGGGTAATGGAGCACCATGAACTAACTTGCCATCCCCATTGACATCAACAATTGTACCATAGGCAACAACATTGGTCTTAGAAACCAATGTCAAAGCAACTGGCTTACCCTAGAAGACAATCAATCATGTTATAAATTGATGCAACTTATTCTTGCAATAATATCAAGTAATGTAACCACAATTAAACAAACATATACCTGAAGATACTCATCCTTGCTCAAAACTTTCATGTCATCATCAatcaaagtttcataatttGGGACACTCTTTTCTGTTTTGATCTTATCTACACTCATGGGAGGTAACCTCACTGAGCAACTTCCtttttcatcaatctcaatgtCGCATGCACCTTTTCTGAACATTTCTTCATGTTTTTGTATGCGTGTATCTTGCTCTGCCATGCATGCATTTTGTTCTACCATGCGTGCATCTTGCTCTACCATGCGTGCTTCTTGTTCAAAAATTAGCATCTTTGCCTCTAGCAATTCCTTTTGATGACGAACGATTAATTGACCATCATCAAGAGGTCTATTCCATTTTCTACCAACATTAAAGTAGATTGTTGGAGTGATATGACCTCCAACAGCCCTCACACGCCCAACATGTTCTTCTGAATCGAGTACATTTGTAAGGATATCTTTCTTTGCCCCTTCAAAGTGAAACTTCCCCTCTCGTTTTTTTTGCACATAATCATCCTGTAATCACCAAACATACAAAATAATTACTAAATCAGTTTTAATAAATAACAAAGTATTGATTATCATGTATTGATTGCATACAATCTTTTGTACTGCCATTCTCAGATCATCCCCTTCAAATTCACCCTCCTTGTTGACCCGTCCTCTCTTCCAAATAAGATCTTGATTTATCTCATCGTCATCACATAATTCAGATGCCTATAAACAAGTAGCAATCTTAGAATACAGATTTTGGAACATAAATTCCAGCACATAAATAAATGGACAACGCAGGAGACACTTCTTCAGCCGGTTGGACAGCTTTAATAATGTGATATTCATAACAAGAATGTACATAACACCTTCAATTAGGTTGAAATATAGAATGGGTGTTGAATTATTGGACAACAATATGTGCCTAAAATCATGCGCAACATGCCATCCATAAGGAAATCTGATTTCCAAATATTAAACTAgtagtttcaaaaatatattaatgTGCAATATTAACCAGCAGCTTCAATATACTTACAATTTCATCAGCAAAACGTGCATATCCTTTACGGGAAAGTCGATGAGGGTATACGTTCTgccttcttctcttcttttgctcATCACTTTCTTTCTAGTTAATTGAACATTTCACATACGTATCAGATTTCAATAGAACTAATGATATTGTAATTGACTTATTTGTAAAAGACAAATTATGAATCTTACCATGAAGTCGTCAGTCATGCGGCTGATTACGAAAGAACTCCAGTCATCTCGTGTAATACCATAGCCAATCGATGGATCTTTCAACTCATCTGGTTTATCCATCTTGCTGAAAATGAACTTTTGAGAGAGAAAAGCTTTATATTGACGCCATTTATTATTTGCTGAACTTAGACATCCCTTCTTCCAGCTTTGGTCAATATTGTACGTCAGCTgtagaaaaatattaaaaaaaacagcACATTCAATATATCGTAACCATTTGAGAGCTAATTGAAATTGTGTAAGCATTATAACTTACATTCACCGATTCCCATATTAACTCTTTAACATCATTTGGAACCTGCTTCCAGGTCTTGTAGCTTATCTTAATCTTCTCTCGAACGAGCACGCCGATATAACTTTGCATTTCACCCGCAAATTCTCCAATTGGCTGTCCAATCTTGTTGAACTTTACATCCTTCCTAATTCCATGCACCCTTTGCCTAACAAGCTTATCCAAATGTGTACAACCTCTACATGTCCTTGTTGATTCGGTCTCTGTAGATTCAATTACTGTTTGACCCTCACAGCTATTGTTAGTCGCAGAATATGCAGTACTATTTCCTTTAGCCTTATCAATCAACCGTAATATATTGCTCTTCTCAACCGTTTCATCAACTTGATACCCTATAGGAAGCTTTCCACGAGCTGCCATAGTGTCATCAAAGAAATGAGGAGATTATTGAATGCCGAACCTTGTCAAGATCCTCAATGACCCAATtcctgcaaaaaaaaaaatagacaacTTGTTAGGCATGAATATTGGTGACGCTGCAGATAATCATTATGCACAGATGAAATTAGAAGACAATGGTGAATTGGGTTATTCAAATCTCTACGCATTTTATGTCCTAAGCAATTAACAATAAGATAAAGATTTATGAAGGGGACCATAGATAcgcaatattataaaatttctatttgggacattaaatattaaacaaaaaggcAGAgtagtgtgtgtgtgtatatatatatatatatatatatatatatatatatatatatatatatatatatatcaacatctaaagacaaaaacAACATTGGTAgtataaacaaaatattacatttaattattttcaacccAAGTCCCATCACAATCTTCACGAACGCACGGTGGTTCATTCTCATCTGTTCCGTCATCATCCAATGATTTCATTGATACAAACCCTCTTGTAGAACACTGGTAGTGGATTGACTCATTTTCCAACTCATCACAATTCATGTATTCAATGTAATCCTTAGTAGGAGTGGAAAGTACAACATGCCATGTAGGATCTTGAGGATCTTCAATGTAAAATACCTGCTTTGCTTGACTGCCCAATATAAAAGAGTCAGACTTGAATCCAATTCTGTTGAGgtttaccaacgtgaaaccAAGATCATCAACTTTAATATCGTTATTATTCTCAACCCAATTGCATTTAAACATTGGAACTTGAAATTTTTGATAATCGAgttcccatatttcttgaataaCTCCATAAAAAATCATGTCTGACACAATTGGATTTTTGTCCTTCGCACTAGCAACTTGCATTGTCTTTGCGACTAAACTTACCCCAGAGTTTTGAACTACTCGTGTATTATCACGCTCTTTTGTATGATAAGTAACTCCGTTAATCAAATAACTAGAGTACTTTAACACTTGATTGTTAGGTCCACACGCTATCCACTTCAATCTTTCGGATATTTGATAGGTGGAATTGCCAACTACACTCACACGATCACGTAACCAGTGAATAAAAGTCCGGTTATGCTCATCTTGTAACCACTTTTTGGACTTAGCTTTATGAGGAAACGTTTCCTTCAAAAATTCCATGTGTTTCCTAATGAAACGATTACTGATAAGTTATCCAATAGAATGTAAGTaaagtgaaaaaaatattaatagttaAGAGAAATTACTCGATATAAGGATCGACGTCAACATCATTTTCCAATACATAACGATGTGCTTGATTCAACTCATCATGACAAGTGGAGTGCAATACTGAACCAGACAGAGGCTTAGTAAGTTGTATTTGTCGATGTCTTGACGGGATCCCAATTGTATGCACATTAGACATGTAATCTGAGCAAAATTCCACAGCCTCTTCAGCAATATAACATTCGGCTATAGACCCTTCAGGACGATTGCGATTTCGCACATAGTCTTTCAAGGTCTTCATGAATCTTTCAAATGGGTACATCTGCCTATACCAAACCGGTCCACACAATTTGACCTCCCGAACAAGATGAATAGTTAAATGAATCATTATATCAAAAAAGGATGggggaaaatatttttcaggCAAACACAATACTGTCACAATCTCTCTTTGCAGAGCATCCAACTCTGAGACATCTATCACTTTATTACATAACACATTGAAGAAGCCACAAAACCGAGTGATAGCATCTCTAACATGTTTAGGCAAGACACCATGGATGGCGACTGGAAGCAATTGTTGCATCAAAGTGTGATAGTCGTGTGATTTAAGGCCAACAAGTTTCATGTCTTTCATCGACACAAGATTTTTAACATTGGATGAATAACCTGTAGGGACCTTTGTTTCAGACAAAGAATTGCAAAGTTTTCTTTTCTCAGCCTTACTTAGAGTATAACATGCTGCTGGTAAAAAAGTTCTCTTATCCCCCATCTTTGGTGCCAAATCAGTCCTCAAATTCATCTCCACAAGATCTAGTCTTGCTGCTACCCCGTCCTTTGATTTTCCAGGAATGTCAAGTAACGTACCGACCAAACTTTCACAAACATTTTTTTCAATGTGAATCACATCAAGAACATGCCGAACATGTAGATGTTTCCAATACTAAAAAGCTCAAAGAATATAGATTTCTTTTTCCAGCAAGATATTTTATCACCATGCTGCATCTGACACTTCCCACTCACTTTTCCCGGGCGATAattaattctttcaactctatCTAAAATTTCATGCCCAGTTAATGGTTTCGGTGCGGGGTTTAACTCTTGGTTCCCATTAAATGCTTTTTTCTGCCTTCGATAAGGATGACTTGGAGGAAGAAATATTCTATGGCCTGTGTATGACATTTTTCTACTATGCTTCAACCTTGTAGAACATGTTTCTTCCCCACAAACAGGACATGCATGATATCCTTTCACAACACAACCTGGCAAGTTCCCATATGCAGGAAAATCATTGATTGTCCATAGTAAGATAGCTCTAAGTGAGAAAATTTCTTTTCGACATGCATCATATGCCTCAACACCTATAtcccataatttttttaagtcaTCAATCAAAGGTGCTAAGTAAACGTC
Proteins encoded in this window:
- the LOC140871150 gene encoding uncharacterized protein, whose translation is MNLVLKAAKWSERKEAVTELTKLASTILIAPGDFSKVCLTLKKGLKSAGNFQGHTAYDSYAENPNQFHKLLEDAEKPLFPGCTKFTKLSALVKLYNLKAKYSWSDKSFTDLLSLFGEMLPDDNELPSSLYDAKKSLCALGMNYVKIHACSNDCILYRKEYEGFSNCPICRMSRFQRLFQNKEICKELTWHADKIIRDKHLRHLADAPASKVVDHKWPDFAAEPRNLRLSLSADGINPHRLMSSAYSCWPVVMITYNLPPWLCMKRKFMMLTLLISGPKQQGNDIDVYLAPLIDDLKKLWDIGVEAYDACRKEIFSLRAILLWTINDFPAYGNLPGCVVKGYHACPVCGEETCSTRLKHSRKMSYTGHRIFLPPSHPYRRQKKAFNGNQELNPAPKPLTGHEILDRVERINYRPGKYWKHLHVRHVLDVIHIEKNVCESLVGTLLDIPGKSKDGVAARLDLVEMNLRTDLAPKMGDKRTFLPAACYTLSKAEKRKLCNSLSETKVPTGYSSNVKNLVSMKDMKLVGLKSHDYHTLMQQLLPVAIHGVLPKHVRDAITRFCGFFNVLCNKVIDVSELDALQREIVTVLCLPEKYFPPSFFDIMIHLTIHLVREVKLCGPVWYRQMYPFERFMKTLKDYVRNRNRPEGSIAECYIAEEAVEFCSDYMSNVHTIGIPSRHRQIQLTKPLSGSVLHSTCHDELNQAHRYVLENDVDVDPYIE